ATTCTCTAATGATTTATCAACTATATCACATATCATTTCCCCTACATTTAAAATAGCTGTTCTATACTCATTAGTTCTTTTTGCAAATTCATCATAATTATCCATAACTTTAAATATTGCATCATCTAAGTCTTCAAGGTCACATTCTACAGTTGCACCTTTAAAGATAGAAACCATATCGTGGTAACGGCCGTATTTTACTCTTTTTAAAATAACAACAGGTAAATTACATACCATAGCTTCATGAAGCATTAAACCATCATTAGTTAAAACAGCAAGATTTGCTAGATATAATAAATCATTTACCCAATCAATAAAACCAAGATTGATTATTTTAGTCTCATCAATATATTTATAAAAATCATCTTTAAGAGGATGTCCAACTAAAACAAGATTATACTTATCAGAATACTTAGAGAATTGGTCAATAGCTTGAGCTGTTTTTTCAAATAAAGAAGAACCTGATGAGAAAACAATAGTTGGTTTAGATTCATCAAATTGGATAGCATTAGGATTTTTCTCTTTTATATCTTTAGAGTGTTTTTTTATCTTTTCTAATGCTTTATTTTTATCTCCATGACTGATATTATCATTTACAGGTAAAAATGACTTAACCATATTATCTGGAATATCATTTGATAAGAATAAGTTATTCTCAGGTAAAATAATTGGAGTTCCTATATGTCTACAAATTTTAGTATCTAATGGAGTAATTAAAAGACTTACAGAGGGAATTCTTGCTAATTTTGCACCAAGTGCACCAACAATTGCTCCACCACCAAGAATACCTAATTCTAAATCAAATTTCTTAGATTTTAAAAGTTTTTTTGTTTTGAAAACAGCTCTTAAAGCCCTAATAGCAGCTTTAATAGTAGTTGAAATTGTTGCAGAATGACCTCCAGCTTGTGGAATGATTAATTTATTCCAAGAGATATTATTCTTTTTAAATAAGATACCTGGAGCTAATTCATCTAATGCAATTTCACAATCATATCCTCTTTTTTCTAATGCATTGTAAACATTTAATGCTATTCCAGCATCTCCACCTAAACCTCTACCTGTTACAATGATTAATATCTTTTTCTTATCCACAAAGATTCCTCTATTTAGCAATGAAAAAATAAAAATAAATAGTTTAAAATTTAAATAATTAAAAACTTATAATTTTTGCATTAGTTATTTATATCTATCATATTTTATATAGTTTAGGCTCTTTCAAAAACTTTGTTGATTTGAAAATTTTTTTAATAAAAAGTAGTGGTTTTTAGAATTTTTTCTTAAAAAATTGTTTGATTTTTATTTAAAAATAGTAAAATTTAATAAAGAGTTGGAGCAAAGTTTTTTTCATGATAAAACAAAAAACAATTGCTCCAAATAGTATTTTAGATGTTGAACAATATATATTTTGCGATTTTAATGATGATTTTGTTCTTTCAAATCCTCATTTTGTAAGATTATTTAATTCTTGTCGTGAAGTTTTTAAATCTTTTGATTTAATTTTTAAAAAGGATGTTCCTTATTTTAGGATGAATTAT
This genomic stretch from Methanobrevibacter olleyae harbors:
- a CDS encoding glycosyltransferase gives rise to the protein MDKKKILIIVTGRGLGGDAGIALNVYNALEKRGYDCEIALDELAPGILFKKNNISWNKLIIPQAGGHSATISTTIKAAIRALRAVFKTKKLLKSKKFDLELGILGGGAIVGALGAKLARIPSVSLLITPLDTKICRHIGTPIILPENNLFLSNDIPDNMVKSFLPVNDNISHGDKNKALEKIKKHSKDIKEKNPNAIQFDESKPTIVFSSGSSLFEKTAQAIDQFSKYSDKYNLVLVGHPLKDDFYKYIDETKIINLGFIDWVNDLLYLANLAVLTNDGLMLHEAMVCNLPVVILKRVKYGRYHDMVSIFKGATVECDLEDLDDAIFKVMDNYDEFAKRTNEYRTAILNVGEMICDIVDKSLEN